A window of the Lysinibacillus irui genome harbors these coding sequences:
- a CDS encoding PPC domain-containing DNA-binding protein, protein MSVRVNYGIGSFGKVISARILMGTDIMEGIEALCEENHIESATIVSCIGSFQKSSFVYLVPDETSHIKVRFSEVIEKEGPLEFIQGSGVVCKRDGGYETHFHGSMSDQWGVVSGGHFLKGRNPVITADIVLAEIQGVQHIRRLDEETGHIQFYPLEQGLELPRKIEK, encoded by the coding sequence ATGTCTGTAAGAGTAAATTATGGAATTGGTTCATTTGGCAAGGTTATTAGTGCTCGTATTCTAATGGGAACAGACATCATGGAAGGAATTGAGGCGCTCTGTGAGGAGAATCATATAGAGTCTGCTACAATTGTAAGTTGTATTGGGAGCTTCCAAAAAAGTAGCTTTGTTTATTTAGTACCTGATGAAACATCGCACATTAAAGTCCGTTTTAGTGAAGTCATTGAAAAAGAGGGACCACTCGAATTTATTCAAGGATCTGGTGTTGTCTGTAAACGAGATGGAGGATATGAAACACATTTCCATGGTTCGATGAGTGATCAATGGGGTGTAGTATCAGGGGGACACTTTCTGAAAGGTAGAAATCCCGTTATTACAGCGGACATTGTACTGGCTGAGATTCAAGGCGTTCAGCATATTCGTAGATTGGATGAAGAAACAGGACATATACAATTTTATCCGCTAGAGCAAGGTTTAGAGCTACCAAGAAAAATCGAAAAATAG
- a CDS encoding MetQ/NlpA family ABC transporter substrate-binding protein produces the protein MKKKNKFLVGLASLTLVAALAGCGSKEDSKGQAEAIDENKIVVGVTSGPHEQIAEVAAKVAKEKGLEVELKSFSDYVLPNTSLAEGDLDANSYQHEPFLDTFNKDHDTDLVPVGKTILNPMGIYSEKYKSFDDIPDGATFGLPNDPTNGARALFVLQEAGYIKLKDGADLTASIRDVEENKKNLQFIELEAAQIPKQLSEVDVAAINTNFALEAGINPKEDSILLESTDSPYVNYIVVRAENENDPTIKKFVEAYQSEEVRQFIEEEFKGSVIPSW, from the coding sequence ATGAAAAAGAAAAATAAATTTTTAGTAGGTTTAGCAAGTCTTACATTAGTAGCAGCTCTAGCCGGTTGTGGCTCTAAAGAAGATAGTAAAGGTCAAGCTGAGGCAATCGATGAAAATAAAATCGTCGTTGGTGTCACTTCTGGCCCACACGAGCAAATTGCAGAAGTAGCAGCTAAAGTAGCAAAAGAAAAAGGCTTAGAAGTTGAGCTAAAGTCGTTTTCTGATTATGTTTTACCAAATACATCGTTAGCTGAAGGCGATCTCGATGCAAACAGCTACCAACATGAGCCTTTCTTGGACACATTTAATAAAGATCACGATACAGATTTAGTACCAGTAGGCAAAACTATTTTAAATCCAATGGGTATTTACTCTGAAAAATATAAATCATTTGATGATATTCCTGATGGTGCCACATTTGGCTTACCGAACGACCCAACAAATGGGGCCCGTGCCCTCTTTGTTTTACAAGAAGCTGGCTATATTAAGCTAAAGGATGGTGCAGACTTAACAGCCTCTATCCGTGACGTTGAAGAAAATAAAAAGAATTTACAGTTCATTGAACTAGAGGCGGCTCAAATTCCTAAACAGCTTAGTGAAGTAGATGTAGCAGCCATTAATACAAACTTCGCACTAGAAGCCGGCATTAATCCTAAAGAAGACTCTATTCTATTAGAATCTACTGACTCACCATACGTGAATTACATTGTAGTACGTGCTGAAAATGAAAACGACCCAACCATTAAAAAGTTTGTTGAGGCTTACCAATCTGAGGAAGTACGTCAATTCATTGAAGAAGAATTCAAAGGTTCTGTGATTCCTAGCTGGTAA
- a CDS encoding pyridoxal phosphate-dependent aminotransferase yields MEFSKKLQQLPPQFFAALVQKVNSALEEGRDVINLGQGNPDQPTPPHIIQALQEAADNPQNHKYSPFRGIAELRQAAANFYKREYNVDINPDTEVAILGGTKIGLVELPLAVLNPGDTMLLPDPGYPDYLSGVVLGDVNFEVMPLFAENNFLPDYHALPNEVKEKAKLLYLNYPNNPTGGTATLAFFEETVRFAKEHNIIVSHDFAYGAIGFDGNKPISFLQAEGAKDIGIEMYTLSKTFNMAGWRIGFAVGNADIIAAINLVQDHLFCSQFPAIQQAAAVALTASQECADELRATYERRRNVLIEEAQRIGWQVTAPKGSFFAWLPVPVGYTSEQFADLLLEKADIAVAAGNGFGQYGEGYIRVGLLVSEERLREAIHRIEQLQLFTA; encoded by the coding sequence ATGGAATTCTCTAAAAAACTACAGCAACTACCTCCCCAATTTTTTGCGGCACTCGTCCAAAAAGTAAACAGTGCCCTAGAGGAGGGACGTGATGTCATCAATCTCGGGCAAGGTAATCCCGACCAACCGACGCCACCTCACATCATTCAAGCTTTACAGGAAGCAGCAGACAATCCTCAAAATCACAAATATTCGCCGTTTCGTGGTATCGCCGAATTACGCCAGGCAGCTGCCAATTTTTACAAACGGGAATATAATGTTGATATAAATCCCGACACGGAGGTAGCAATTCTTGGCGGAACAAAAATAGGTCTTGTTGAGCTACCTCTAGCCGTATTAAACCCTGGTGATACCATGCTATTACCGGACCCAGGCTATCCAGACTACTTATCAGGTGTAGTATTAGGTGATGTAAATTTTGAGGTTATGCCACTTTTTGCTGAAAATAATTTCTTACCTGATTATCATGCATTACCTAATGAAGTGAAAGAAAAAGCCAAGCTACTTTATTTAAATTACCCGAATAACCCTACAGGTGGTACAGCAACACTGGCATTTTTCGAAGAGACTGTTCGCTTTGCCAAGGAACATAATATTATCGTATCACATGATTTTGCTTATGGGGCAATAGGATTTGATGGCAATAAACCTATTAGCTTCCTACAGGCAGAGGGTGCAAAAGACATTGGTATTGAAATGTATACACTATCGAAAACCTTTAATATGGCTGGCTGGCGTATAGGCTTCGCCGTTGGTAACGCCGATATTATTGCGGCTATTAATCTCGTTCAAGATCATTTGTTTTGTAGTCAATTCCCTGCAATTCAGCAAGCAGCAGCAGTGGCACTAACAGCCTCTCAAGAATGTGCAGATGAACTAAGGGCTACTTATGAACGTCGTCGAAATGTATTAATTGAAGAAGCTCAAAGAATTGGCTGGCAAGTTACGGCTCCGAAGGGCTCCTTTTTTGCTTGGCTTCCTGTACCTGTAGGCTACACTAGTGAACAATTTGCTGATTTATTGCTAGAAAAAGCTGATATTGCAGTAGCCGCAGGCAATGGCTTCGGTCAATATGGCGAAGGGTATATACGTGTTGGCTTACTTGTCAGCGAGGAACGCTTACGTGAAGCCATTCACAGAATTGAACAATTACAATTATTTACCGCTTAA
- a CDS encoding carbon-nitrogen family hydrolase: protein MKIGCIQLNVGFGKVEENFARAENKIREAAEQGAEIIVLPEMWNTGYALEKLPDLADVNGERTKAFLAHLAKELGVHIVGGSVSIKKGDKFYNTMYTFDCHGELVGEYSKAHLFRLMDEHLYLEAGDEMNRFALGDIEAAGVICYDIRFPEWLRAHALQGAKVLFVPAQWPTPRIDHWKTLLQARAIENQCFVIAVNRISKKVENFNGQSMIIQPWGEVLWIGAEDEEVAVIDVDFSIVDEVRGRIPVYDDRRPGLYQDVVVKG, encoded by the coding sequence ATGAAAATAGGTTGTATTCAATTAAACGTTGGCTTTGGCAAAGTAGAAGAAAATTTTGCACGAGCAGAAAACAAGATTCGAGAAGCGGCAGAACAAGGTGCAGAAATCATTGTGCTACCTGAAATGTGGAATACAGGCTATGCACTAGAGAAATTGCCTGACTTAGCAGATGTCAATGGTGAGCGAACGAAAGCCTTTTTGGCACACTTAGCGAAGGAACTTGGTGTACATATTGTAGGTGGTTCCGTATCAATAAAAAAAGGCGATAAATTTTATAATACGATGTATACATTTGATTGCCATGGAGAGCTTGTAGGGGAATATAGTAAGGCCCATCTTTTCCGTTTAATGGACGAGCATCTTTATTTAGAAGCAGGGGATGAAATGAATCGTTTTGCTTTAGGAGATATTGAGGCTGCTGGTGTCATTTGCTATGATATTCGTTTCCCTGAATGGTTACGTGCCCACGCCTTACAAGGAGCAAAGGTATTATTTGTACCAGCACAGTGGCCGACACCAAGGATTGATCATTGGAAAACGCTACTACAGGCTCGTGCGATTGAGAACCAATGTTTTGTCATCGCAGTTAATCGTATTTCAAAAAAGGTAGAAAACTTTAATGGGCAATCTATGATTATTCAGCCTTGGGGTGAAGTACTTTGGATTGGTGCTGAAGATGAAGAAGTAGCGGTCATTGATGTAGACTTTTCTATTGTCGATGAAGTACGCGGAAGAATCCCAGTTTATGACGATCGTAGACCTGGACTATATCAGGATGTTGTTGTGAAAGGGTAG
- a CDS encoding PucR family transcriptional regulator, translating to MSPFQLKVLDVLENKYFQKAEVVAGYEGLSRIVKWVHVLEIVQVDDFLVGEELVLTTGISLQHSIEDFAAFVEALIQKKCAALCIEYGSYIQTVPEAIIALANYHQFPIIVFHEAVPFVRITQDLHSQIINKQYLLISSLESYSQALNKNAVLGQNTDDILQNMYNELKTQIMFAIKEREPIFYPNMGHKKRQQLETLHKSAPQFKHEPIFIFDEHYADLTLYREDGLFSEFELLILDRTATALAQLLMREFYIEEKKNIEDATILADWIDQKLSKEEIFKFIDTHYSSYQQSSGTVFILASPHTLPKAQEDIVYSKLYYRNLFEQHGFIPFLFERKSYVIFILLHTKDSKATRDILNNIFSTLPKTDFYKKQQTQGFQVAVGRVICNVEEIPKSYQTAIETLYICRKVQTSSFFYDDLHLYHLIYKLQMQVNLQEVIYDYLQPVIEYDKKYNSKLLETLQVYLQTNGSKQQTANQLFIVRQTLYHRLKKLEGLLGKNFMKGHNRITLEFMLLANSLIEDKV from the coding sequence TTGAGTCCATTTCAACTAAAAGTACTAGATGTTTTGGAAAATAAATATTTTCAAAAGGCAGAGGTTGTAGCAGGTTACGAGGGATTATCAAGGATTGTCAAATGGGTACATGTTCTTGAAATCGTGCAAGTTGATGATTTTTTGGTCGGTGAAGAACTAGTATTAACAACAGGAATTAGTCTACAGCATAGCATTGAGGATTTTGCGGCATTTGTAGAAGCCCTTATTCAAAAAAAATGTGCCGCTCTCTGTATTGAGTATGGCTCCTATATTCAAACAGTTCCTGAAGCAATCATAGCACTTGCTAACTATCATCAGTTTCCCATTATTGTTTTTCATGAGGCAGTTCCTTTTGTTCGCATTACACAGGATTTACATAGCCAAATTATCAATAAGCAATATTTACTCATTTCTTCGCTAGAATCTTACTCACAGGCATTGAACAAAAATGCAGTCTTAGGACAGAACACAGACGATATTTTGCAAAATATGTATAACGAATTAAAGACACAAATCATGTTTGCTATTAAAGAGCGAGAGCCTATCTTTTATCCTAATATGGGACACAAAAAACGGCAGCAATTAGAAACATTGCACAAATCTGCACCACAATTTAAACATGAGCCTATTTTCATCTTTGATGAACATTATGCAGACCTAACACTCTATCGAGAAGATGGGCTATTCTCAGAATTTGAATTATTAATATTAGATCGTACAGCAACGGCATTAGCGCAACTATTAATGCGGGAATTCTATATCGAGGAAAAGAAGAATATAGAGGATGCAACCATTTTAGCAGATTGGATTGATCAAAAACTTTCTAAGGAGGAAATCTTTAAATTTATTGATACACATTACTCAAGCTATCAACAATCTAGTGGAACTGTTTTTATTTTAGCCTCTCCCCATACATTGCCGAAAGCACAGGAAGATATCGTCTATAGTAAACTCTATTATCGAAATCTCTTTGAACAGCATGGCTTCATCCCATTTTTATTTGAAAGAAAGAGCTATGTTATTTTTATTTTACTTCATACAAAAGACAGCAAAGCAACTCGTGACATATTAAATAACATCTTTTCTACACTTCCTAAAACTGATTTTTATAAGAAGCAACAGACACAAGGCTTTCAAGTAGCCGTTGGGAGAGTCATTTGTAACGTAGAGGAAATTCCGAAAAGCTATCAAACAGCCATAGAAACCTTATATATTTGCCGTAAAGTACAAACTTCCTCCTTTTTTTATGATGATCTGCATTTATATCATTTAATTTATAAGCTACAAATGCAGGTGAATTTACAGGAAGTAATTTACGACTATCTTCAGCCAGTGATTGAGTACGATAAAAAATATAATAGTAAGCTACTCGAAACATTACAGGTGTATTTACAAACAAATGGCTCCAAACAACAAACAGCCAATCAGTTGTTTATTGTTCGTCAAACCCTCTATCACCGATTAAAAAAGCTTGAAGGTTTATTAGGTAAAAATTTTATGAAAGGACATAACCGCATCACACTTGAGTTTATGCTATTGGCAAATTCATTAATTGAGGATAAGGTCTAA
- a CDS encoding enoyl-CoA hydratase/isomerase family protein has product MTTEIYVEKNGYIATLVLNRPDKRNSLSRAMFKAIVDQLEQLRTDPSIKLLIVRGINEVAFSSGADISEFLDIRYAADNAKAYNDIALKAIDALYKFPHPTIAMIQGLAIGGGLELANACDFRLATPNSKLGITAANIGIVYNLESTKRLINIVGVAKAKEILYTANIFTAEEGKSIGLITALHEPEDIENATLHFAEHLLSKSSVANAGIKKIIQAIVDGENEENEELAQTVLNSFSSDDYNEGIQAFLHKRKPIFNK; this is encoded by the coding sequence ATGACAACTGAAATTTACGTAGAAAAAAACGGCTATATCGCAACGTTAGTGTTAAATCGCCCTGATAAACGTAATTCTTTATCGAGGGCGATGTTTAAGGCCATAGTAGACCAGCTTGAGCAGTTACGTACAGATCCTTCTATTAAGCTATTAATTGTTCGCGGTATCAATGAAGTTGCCTTTTCATCAGGTGCAGATATTAGTGAGTTTTTAGATATTCGTTATGCTGCTGACAATGCCAAAGCCTATAACGATATAGCTTTAAAAGCCATTGATGCCCTTTATAAATTTCCGCACCCTACCATTGCAATGATTCAGGGCTTAGCGATTGGCGGTGGCTTAGAGTTAGCAAACGCATGTGATTTTAGATTGGCCACACCGAATAGTAAGCTTGGTATTACGGCAGCCAATATTGGTATTGTCTATAATCTTGAAAGCACTAAACGCTTAATCAATATTGTGGGTGTCGCCAAGGCAAAGGAAATTTTATATACAGCCAACATATTTACAGCGGAAGAAGGAAAAAGCATTGGTTTAATCACAGCCTTACATGAGCCAGAGGATATTGAAAATGCCACATTGCATTTTGCAGAGCATCTATTAAGTAAATCATCCGTTGCAAATGCAGGCATTAAAAAAATCATTCAGGCGATTGTAGATGGTGAAAACGAAGAGAACGAAGAACTGGCCCAAACCGTTCTTAATTCATTTAGTTCAGACGATTATAACGAAGGCATTCAAGCCTTTTTACACAAAAGAAAGCCTATTTTCAATAAATAA
- a CDS encoding amino acid permease codes for MEQQTHLQRGLKKRHMTMIAIAGVIGAGLFMGSGSVINLAGPGAILSYIFAGIIVVLVMRMLGEMAAVNPTSGSFAHYAHEAIGPWAGFMIGWLYWFFWVIAIALEATAAAAIIQYWYDGIPLWLLSLLLTVALTLTNVVSVKAFGEFEYWFSLIKVASIVVFLGLGAFIIFGIAPNFNAVGMTNLVGQGGFLPNGFGAVLMGVVIVIFSFMGTEIVAIAAGESDEPLAAVTKATNSITWRILIFYVGSIAVVVTLLPWHSSDILTSPYVAVLDYIGIPAAAQIMNFVVLTAVLSCLNSALYATSRMVFSLAEKGEAPKAFLKLNKKGAPVNAILAATFFSYIAVIMNYVSPDKVFMFLLSSCSAITLILYLIIAFSQLKMRRKIEQENPELLKVKMWLFPYLTYFTILATTALLIAMFFIESMRSQILFTCVVVAVVMIFYMLTQKKKTVKQADESSSIFSKEEFDFEQ; via the coding sequence ATGGAGCAACAAACGCATTTACAAAGAGGGTTAAAAAAGCGGCATATGACGATGATTGCTATTGCCGGAGTAATCGGTGCAGGACTATTTATGGGAAGTGGCTCGGTTATTAATTTAGCTGGTCCTGGGGCAATTTTATCGTATATATTCGCAGGAATTATCGTTGTGTTAGTTATGCGTATGCTGGGTGAGATGGCGGCTGTCAATCCAACGAGTGGGTCGTTTGCACACTATGCACATGAAGCCATTGGTCCATGGGCAGGCTTTATGATTGGTTGGCTGTACTGGTTTTTCTGGGTTATTGCCATTGCATTAGAGGCAACAGCAGCGGCAGCAATTATTCAGTATTGGTATGATGGGATTCCTTTATGGCTATTAAGTCTGTTGTTAACCGTAGCACTTACTTTAACAAATGTTGTTTCTGTCAAAGCCTTTGGTGAATTTGAGTATTGGTTCTCTCTTATTAAGGTTGCAAGTATAGTAGTGTTCCTCGGTCTTGGAGCATTTATTATTTTTGGCATTGCACCAAACTTTAATGCAGTAGGCATGACCAATTTAGTAGGGCAAGGTGGTTTTTTACCAAATGGTTTTGGTGCTGTGTTAATGGGTGTTGTTATCGTCATTTTTTCTTTCATGGGAACAGAGATCGTGGCTATCGCTGCTGGGGAATCAGATGAACCTTTAGCGGCCGTAACGAAAGCAACCAATTCCATTACTTGGCGTATTTTAATTTTCTATGTCGGCTCTATAGCGGTTGTTGTGACACTTTTACCTTGGCATTCTTCAGATATTTTAACAAGTCCTTATGTAGCGGTTCTCGATTATATTGGGATTCCTGCTGCCGCACAAATCATGAATTTTGTTGTTTTAACAGCTGTGTTATCATGCTTAAATTCAGCGCTTTATGCAACTTCACGAATGGTATTTTCTCTAGCGGAGAAAGGGGAGGCCCCAAAAGCATTTTTAAAATTAAATAAAAAAGGTGCTCCTGTAAATGCCATTTTAGCAGCAACATTTTTCTCTTATATTGCAGTTATTATGAATTATGTTTCTCCAGATAAAGTTTTTATGTTTTTACTAAGTTCTTGTAGTGCTATAACGCTCATTCTTTATTTAATCATTGCCTTTTCACAATTAAAAATGCGACGGAAGATTGAACAGGAAAACCCGGAGCTATTAAAGGTGAAAATGTGGTTATTCCCTTATTTAACGTATTTCACAATACTAGCAACAACAGCTTTATTAATTGCGATGTTCTTTATAGAGTCTATGCGCTCGCAAATTTTATTCACATGTGTTGTCGTTGCAGTTGTGATGATTTTCTATATGCTTACGCAAAAGAAAAAGACAGTTAAACAAGCCGATGAATCAAGCTCTATTTTCAGCAAGGAAGAGTTTGATTTTGAACAATAA
- a CDS encoding alpha-hydroxy acid oxidase, producing the protein MTNTTDGDLLLKNITAQAPFPICFADLEKAVAEKIAAGPFGYIRSGAGGEQTLHNNRAAFKKYSIVPRFLNDVSNVDTSIHLFGKTYPTPLLFAPVGMNGMVHDEGELAVVRAAQHLNIPYIQSTVSTYALEEVAEAAPTATKWFQLYWSTNEAIAYSMAARAEAAGFEAIVLTIDTVMLGWREEDVRNQFSPLKLGYAKGNYMNDPVFTASLPDDSFESYVQGVLQNVFHPTLNWEHVRELKRRTNLPILLKGILHAEDARLAIDNGIDGIIVSNHGGRQLDGVIGSLDALPAIVETVNGQIPIILDSGVYRGMDALKALALGADAVAIGRPFVYGLALNGQQGVEKVMTNLYDELKVSIALAGVTSVKGLRNITLVKIDGTEDK; encoded by the coding sequence ATGACAAACACGACTGATGGCGATCTACTGTTAAAGAATATTACTGCACAAGCCCCCTTTCCCATTTGCTTTGCTGACCTAGAAAAGGCTGTTGCAGAAAAAATAGCAGCTGGACCCTTCGGCTATATACGTTCAGGTGCTGGGGGTGAACAAACTTTACACAACAATCGTGCAGCGTTTAAAAAATACTCCATTGTACCCCGCTTTTTAAATGATGTCTCTAATGTTGATACGTCGATTCATTTGTTTGGTAAAACCTATCCAACTCCATTGCTTTTTGCTCCAGTTGGCATGAATGGTATGGTTCACGATGAGGGAGAGCTTGCCGTTGTCCGTGCTGCCCAACATTTAAATATTCCATATATTCAAAGTACAGTTTCCACTTATGCGCTTGAGGAAGTTGCCGAAGCTGCTCCAACAGCAACAAAATGGTTCCAATTGTATTGGTCTACAAATGAGGCAATTGCGTATAGTATGGCTGCACGAGCAGAGGCAGCTGGATTTGAAGCAATCGTTTTAACGATTGATACGGTAATGCTTGGCTGGCGAGAAGAAGATGTGCGCAACCAATTTTCACCACTAAAGCTAGGCTATGCAAAAGGAAATTATATGAATGATCCTGTTTTTACTGCCTCATTGCCTGATGATTCATTTGAGTCCTATGTACAGGGGGTTCTGCAAAATGTCTTCCACCCCACACTCAATTGGGAACATGTTCGAGAGTTAAAGCGACGCACTAATCTTCCAATATTATTGAAAGGAATTTTACATGCTGAAGATGCAAGGTTAGCAATCGACAATGGCATCGATGGCATCATTGTTTCCAACCATGGTGGTCGTCAACTAGATGGTGTGATCGGTTCTCTGGATGCCCTTCCTGCTATTGTGGAGACAGTAAATGGACAAATTCCGATTATTTTAGATAGCGGTGTGTACCGTGGTATGGACGCACTAAAAGCACTTGCTTTAGGTGCAGATGCTGTTGCGATTGGACGTCCATTTGTTTATGGACTAGCTCTTAATGGACAACAAGGTGTCGAGAAAGTGATGACCAATCTTTATGATGAGCTAAAGGTTTCCATCGCGTTAGCTGGTGTGACCTCAGTCAAGGGGTTACGTAACATCACATTAGTCAAAATTGATGGGACTGAAGATAAATGA
- a CDS encoding methionine ABC transporter permease has protein sequence MSSIQSFFSDWSDVIGKSIIETFQMVGISLLFSILIGIPLGLLIVLTRPGQSFENKIIYQLFNLIINIIRSVPFIILLFFILPFTKLIVGTTIGVKGVIVPLVVYTAPYIARLMESALLEVDSGVVEAYTAMGIKRRHIIWHVLLREARPSIILGLTIATIGLIGATAMAGMVGAGGLGDLAYRYGHLRYEVDVMYATVFILIILVQSIQSIGNRFAAKLKKD, from the coding sequence ATGAGTAGTATTCAAAGCTTCTTTTCAGATTGGTCAGATGTCATTGGAAAATCAATTATCGAAACATTCCAAATGGTCGGAATTTCGCTACTCTTCTCCATTCTAATTGGTATTCCCTTAGGGCTATTAATCGTTTTAACACGACCAGGTCAATCCTTTGAAAATAAAATTATCTATCAGCTTTTTAATCTCATCATCAATATTATTCGTTCTGTTCCATTTATCATTTTATTATTCTTCATCTTACCATTTACCAAATTAATTGTTGGTACAACGATTGGTGTTAAAGGTGTTATAGTCCCACTAGTTGTTTATACAGCTCCTTATATTGCACGCTTAATGGAATCTGCTCTTTTAGAGGTGGATTCAGGTGTGGTAGAAGCTTATACAGCAATGGGCATAAAACGTCGCCATATTATTTGGCATGTCCTATTACGTGAAGCACGCCCATCGATTATTTTAGGCTTAACGATTGCCACAATTGGCTTAATTGGCGCTACGGCAATGGCTGGAATGGTGGGGGCAGGGGGATTAGGTGACCTTGCCTACCGTTATGGTCATTTACGCTATGAGGTTGATGTTATGTATGCCACTGTCTTTATCTTAATCATCCTTGTTCAAAGCATACAATCCATCGGCAACCGCTTTGCTGCGAAATTAAAGAAAGACTAG
- a CDS encoding methionine ABC transporter ATP-binding protein, translated as MIQLQNISKEFKTKKGIIKAVDGINLHVKKGQIHGVIGYSGAGKSTLIRCVNLLERPTSGKVLIDNVDITALSLNELRQTRQKIGMIFQHFNLLKTATVYNNIAVPLKLLGYNDKEVKNRVAKYAEIVGLTEKLDSYPNQLSGGQKQRVAIARALAQEPEILLSDEATSALDPETTEAILELLLKINRELGITILLITHEMNVIQKICDEVSVLESGKVVEFGTAIELFAKPKHLTTRKFLNTISQRNLSPSLIEQLNVSGSVIRLTFLGDSTGKPLLAEVTKVYDVQPNILTANIIELKNGIVGNIVVHLHGETHIVQKALTYFTENGVAVEELGGEFNE; from the coding sequence ATGATTCAATTACAAAATATATCGAAAGAATTTAAGACGAAAAAAGGGATCATTAAAGCTGTGGATGGAATCAATCTTCATGTGAAAAAGGGACAAATTCATGGGGTTATCGGCTATAGTGGTGCTGGTAAAAGTACACTTATTCGATGTGTCAATTTACTGGAACGTCCTACTTCGGGAAAAGTACTGATAGACAATGTGGACATTACAGCCCTTTCGCTAAATGAATTACGTCAAACACGACAAAAAATAGGAATGATTTTCCAACATTTTAATCTATTAAAAACTGCAACAGTTTACAACAATATTGCTGTGCCTTTAAAACTACTAGGCTATAACGACAAGGAAGTAAAAAACCGTGTAGCAAAATACGCCGAAATTGTAGGATTAACAGAGAAACTGGATAGCTATCCTAATCAACTTTCTGGTGGGCAAAAGCAACGAGTTGCTATTGCACGTGCCTTAGCACAAGAGCCAGAGATTTTACTTAGTGACGAGGCAACAAGTGCACTCGATCCTGAAACGACCGAGGCCATCCTTGAATTGTTGTTAAAAATTAACCGCGAGTTAGGCATTACGATCCTACTCATCACACATGAAATGAATGTCATTCAGAAAATATGTGATGAGGTATCTGTTCTCGAATCAGGTAAGGTCGTGGAGTTTGGTACTGCTATTGAGCTTTTTGCAAAACCGAAGCACCTTACTACTAGAAAGTTTTTAAATACAATTTCTCAGCGTAATTTATCCCCTTCACTCATTGAGCAGTTAAACGTTTCTGGAAGTGTCATTCGTTTAACATTCCTTGGTGATAGTACGGGTAAGCCATTACTAGCAGAAGTCACGAAGGTGTACGATGTGCAACCGAATATTTTAACAGCTAATATTATTGAATTAAAAAACGGCATTGTTGGGAATATCGTGGTGCATTTACATGGAGAAACCCATATCGTCCAAAAGGCCCTAACCTATTTTACAGAAAATGGTGTTGCGGTAGAAGAATTAGGAGGCGAATTCAATGAGTAG